Proteins from a single region of Prosthecodimorpha staleyi:
- the holA gene encoding DNA polymerase III subunit delta, with product MVALKSASEIDLFLRKAPSSAALVLIFGTDDGLVAERGRALVKAATGGVDDPFLLVKLSGSDLVDDAARLADEAFTLPMFGGRRVVWLREPGRANVAGALEPLFEATDLPSLVVVEAGDIKKGTGLRKLFEEHPRAVAIECRADDAQALERLIEEELKRAGLTIDPDARDALEAQLGADRMASRGEVAKLCLYAHGRGRVTLDDVAAIVGDASAFAVDELVDAVAGGDLDTADMVQWKLEKSGTPAHVAGLMVIRHFHALSRMRAEVDAGQRTESVVEGQRPPIFFKRRPATIRQLGIWTQPRIDRALGLLDQAMLQSRLKPPGLGSAALSDTFLQIARAARAARR from the coding sequence ATGGTCGCCCTCAAATCCGCCTCCGAGATCGATCTCTTCCTGCGCAAGGCGCCGTCCAGCGCCGCCCTGGTGCTGATCTTCGGCACCGATGACGGGCTCGTCGCCGAGCGCGGCCGGGCGCTGGTCAAGGCCGCCACCGGCGGGGTCGACGATCCCTTCCTGCTCGTCAAGCTGTCCGGATCCGATCTCGTCGACGATGCGGCGCGGCTCGCCGACGAGGCCTTCACGCTGCCCATGTTCGGCGGCCGGCGCGTGGTCTGGCTGCGCGAGCCCGGCCGTGCCAACGTCGCCGGCGCGCTGGAGCCGCTGTTCGAGGCGACCGACCTGCCGTCGCTGGTGGTGGTCGAGGCCGGCGACATCAAGAAGGGCACCGGGCTGCGCAAGCTGTTCGAGGAGCATCCGCGCGCAGTGGCGATCGAATGCCGCGCCGACGATGCCCAGGCCCTGGAGCGGCTGATCGAGGAGGAGCTGAAGCGCGCCGGTCTGACCATCGACCCGGACGCCCGCGACGCGCTCGAAGCCCAGCTCGGCGCCGACCGGATGGCCTCGCGCGGCGAGGTCGCCAAGCTTTGCCTCTATGCCCATGGCCGCGGCCGGGTCACGCTCGACGACGTGGCGGCGATCGTCGGCGACGCCTCGGCCTTCGCGGTCGACGAGTTGGTCGATGCGGTCGCCGGCGGCGATCTCGACACGGCCGACATGGTGCAGTGGAAGCTGGAGAAATCCGGCACGCCCGCCCATGTCGCCGGGCTGATGGTGATCCGCCATTTCCACGCGCTCAGCCGCATGCGCGCCGAGGTCGATGCCGGTCAGCGGACCGAGAGTGTCGTGGAAGGCCAGCGCCCGCCGATCTTCTTCAAGCGCCGCCCGGCGACCATCCGACAGCTCGGTATCTGGACCCAGCCGCGCATCGACCGCGCCCTCGGGCTGCTCGACCAGGCCATGCTGCAATCCCGCCTAAAACCCCCGGGCCTCGGCAGCGCCGCCCTGTCCGACACCTTCCTCCAAATCGCCCGCGCCGCCCGCGCCGCGCGCCGCTGA
- the lptE gene encoding LPS assembly lipoprotein LptE, with amino-acid sequence MSLRDPIDRRRVLTRALGLLGLGAAVPLLAACSNVRPLYGSLDGTGGPAAKMTHIDLALADSRVSQRVRNELIFAFYGGGEPEKPAYRLNLRITDSSLPLGIERLETTPSAYLVQLNASFVLVDMASDKTILTGTSFANVSYDFSQQRFANVRAQRDAENRAANQIAVDIRTKIAAYFATHG; translated from the coding sequence ATGTCGTTGCGTGATCCGATCGACCGTCGCCGCGTGCTGACGCGGGCGCTGGGCCTTCTGGGGCTCGGCGCCGCTGTGCCGCTGCTGGCCGCCTGTTCCAACGTGCGGCCGCTCTATGGTTCGCTCGACGGCACCGGCGGTCCGGCGGCCAAGATGACCCATATTGACCTCGCGCTGGCCGACAGCCGGGTCAGCCAACGCGTCCGAAACGAGCTGATCTTCGCCTTCTACGGCGGCGGCGAGCCGGAGAAGCCGGCCTACCGGCTCAACCTGCGCATCACCGATTCCTCCCTGCCGCTCGGCATCGAGCGGCTGGAGACGACGCCCTCGGCCTATCTGGTGCAGCTCAATGCCAGCTTCGTGCTGGTCGACATGGCGAGCGACAAGACCATCCTGACCGGCACCAGCTTCGCCAACGTCTCCTACGACTTCTCGCAGCAGCGCTTCGCCAATGTGCGCGCCCAGCGCGATGCCGAGAACCGCGCCGCCAACCAGATCGCGGTCGACATCCGCACCAAGATCGCGGCCTATTTCGCGACCCACGGCTGA
- a CDS encoding ImuA family protein produces MPAPGPHQSPPAGSAAARLALPFGVPGLDGLFRAGGLPLGVLHELTAEETRETGALAGFAAALAARQAAFRAGMVVWAADRQSPREGGRLYAPGLHALGLDPGRVLFVDAADPADVLWVLEEALATRGIAAVLGEIRGNPRALDLTATRRLALRARDRPVLGLILRVDAAAEASAAATRWTVASGPAGTLGGFAEGVGRPVWRLDLTKNREGHLGRFELEWDHHDRRFARPAPHPVARPDPAADRPADPRRTGQVVAFGRAS; encoded by the coding sequence TTGCCGGCGCCGGGGCCACACCAGTCTCCCCCGGCCGGAAGCGCGGCCGCGCGGCTGGCGCTGCCTTTCGGGGTGCCGGGGCTCGACGGCCTGTTCCGGGCCGGCGGGCTGCCGCTCGGGGTCTTGCATGAGCTGACCGCCGAGGAGACGCGCGAGACCGGGGCGCTGGCCGGCTTCGCGGCGGCGCTGGCGGCCCGGCAGGCGGCGTTCCGGGCCGGCATGGTGGTCTGGGCGGCCGACCGGCAGAGCCCGCGCGAGGGCGGGCGGCTCTATGCGCCGGGGCTGCATGCGCTCGGGCTCGATCCGGGCCGGGTGCTGTTCGTCGATGCGGCCGATCCGGCCGACGTGCTCTGGGTGCTGGAGGAGGCGCTGGCGACGCGCGGGATCGCGGCCGTCCTCGGCGAGATCCGCGGCAATCCGCGCGCGCTCGACCTGACCGCGACGCGCCGCCTGGCCTTGAGGGCGCGCGACCGGCCGGTGCTCGGCCTGATCCTGCGCGTCGACGCGGCCGCGGAAGCGAGCGCGGCCGCGACCCGCTGGACGGTCGCGAGCGGTCCGGCCGGCACGCTCGGCGGCTTCGCCGAAGGCGTCGGGCGGCCGGTCTGGCGCCTCGACCTGACCAAGAATCGCGAAGGCCATCTCGGCCGCTTCGAACTGGAATGGGACCATCATGACCGCCGCTTCGCCCGTCCCGCGCCGCATCCTGTCGCTCGTCCTGACCCGGCTGCCGACCGACCGGCTGATCC